The nucleotide sequence GCGTTATCCAATTCACCGGCGTCCCCGTATCCACGATCAACATACCGAGCGGGAAACCCCAGCAACAGATGCGGCGCCCGGTGGTAGGGTTTGATCTGATTGGTGTAGAGGTGGGTGGGCGGCGCGCCGGGATATTGCAGGTCCGCCTGATTCTCCCAGTGCAGGAAATCCGTGGAAGTGGCGGTGCGGATGCCCCGCACGCCGTTGTAGCGACTGTCCTCCGTTTCCTCGTCAAAATAGCGCCAGTAGGCCCGATACTCGCCACGAGCTCCGTCCCAAAAAGCGAGGTTCTGGGAATCGAACGCCCCATCGGTGATGACCGGATCGAGGCTCATCGGCGACCAGTGCAAACCGTCGGGCGATTGGTAGGCGAGCAGACCGTGCTCTCCCTTCGAGCGAAACAAGGCCTTGTAGCGACTCTCCGCCGGAGCGGCCGGGTTGGTGTCCTTGAACAACGCCGGATGACCGGCATCCAACTCCACCCCATCTTGAGGGCCGCTGACCATCATGATGGCGTTGTCGCGAGAGCCGTTGAACTCGTGCAAACCCAGCATGGGTTTGCGCCAGTGAATCCCGTCGTCGCTCTCGGCGTAACCGGTGAACAACGGGTTCCGGGGCAAGTCGCGGTTGGCTTCCCCCAGCGGGTTGATCTGCCACGATTTGTAATACATGCGGTAGCGGTCGCCGTCCTGAAAAACGCTGTGGTAGCCCGTGCCACTGCCTTCCCACGGGGCATCGTGCACCAGCACGATCTCGCGCGGCTGCGGGTGATGCAGGCGCAAGGTCGCGGCTCCCTCGATTGCGGCGATCAGGTGATCATCCACAAACAATTCCCGCCGCCCACCGATTTCTTCACCGGTTTCTGCGCCCAACCATGCGGGAGCTATCAGTGATGCGCCCAGCAGCGCGCGGCGAAGTGATAGGAATAAAATCATGGCGTGAATTGGTAGGAGTAAAGGTCCGCATCCTCGACCACGAAACGCAGCCGAACCGATTGCCCGGCCAGCGCCGCGAGATCCGCCTCGTCACCCCACCGCACGACCCGATCAAGCGTGTCGCCAAACAAGGGCTGGCACTCCGCCAACGTGAACCCGGGGATGGGTTCGCCGGATTCGTCCTGAATCTCCACCCAGACCGTGCCCGCGGCGGAGGTCGAGTAGTTCAGTGACAACTGCGAACCGGTGAACGCGATGGGTTTGGTGACGAGCTCACCGCCGGCACCGGAAGCATGCAGCGAAACAAAGCCGTCCAGCCGCAACGTGTAACGCCGGATCGCACTGCCCTTGGTGCCGGTCCAATAGGACTCTGTGACATAAAAGGAAAGTTCGTTGGGAGCGCCCTCCACGGTGGAACGCGTCTCCACCACGTGCCAGGCAGCTTCCTGCTGGCCGTAGCTCCAGGTGCCGGTGCGCTCGATCCCCGGCCGCAGGAAGGCTTCGTTCCACCGTTTGAAGGTCACGCCGTCGCGGCTGGCCATGAACATCCCGTCCGTCAACGCGGTGCCAAGTCGCGTCGAGCGCGACGCGCGCCACTCCCGGTGCTCCGGGTCGGGCAGTTCCCGCATGTTGTCCGACCAGCCCCGGTCGACGTAACGCAGGGGAAATCCCAACAGCAGGTGCGGCGCGCGGTGGTAGGGTTTGATGGCGTTGGTGTAGAGCGCTTCCTCGGGTGAATCGACATAGACCAAGTCCTCCTGTTGTTCCCAGTGTATATAATCCTTGGATACGGCGGTGCGAATGGCCCGCACCCCCGTCGGGTTCATGTCTTTGTGCACGTAGGGGTCGCCCCGGTGAAAGAAACGCCAATAGGCGCGATACTGTTGGCGGGCACCGTCCCAAAAAGCCAGATTCTGGGAATCAAAGGCTCCGTCGGTGATCACGGGATGATCCGTCATCGGCTCCCAGTGAATGGCATCGGCTGACTTGAACGCCAGCAACCCGCGAGGATTCCGGGAGCGCAGGATGGCCTTGTAGCGCGCATCAGGCGCGGCGTTGGGATTCTCGTCCTTAAAAAAGGCGGGGTGCCCGGCATCGGCATCGACCGCGCCGACTTTCCCGCTCACCAGCACGATGTTGTTGGCGGTGGTGCCGGCGATCTCGTGCAGTCCCAGGGACGGCTTGCGCCAGTGAATGCCGTCATCGCTTTCGGCGTAGGCAGTGAGCAGCGGATTGCTGTCGGTATTGGGCGAGTCGGGTCCTATCCAACGCTGCCAGGCCTTGTAATACATGCGGTAGAGATCGCCGTCCTGAAAGACACTGTGATAGCCGCTGCCGGCGCCTTCCCACGGGGTATCGTGCACGATCGCAATCTCCTGCGGTTGGGGTTGATGCAAACGGAGCTCCGCAGCCCCAGAAACAGACTCGACCAGGGAAGTCTCCACGAAGAGTTCGCGTTGCGAACCAATGTCGGTGGGGGCGGCCGCGGCCAGTCCCGCGCCGGAGACCTGCACCAGTAAAACCGACAGGATGGCGGGGCGGGAAAATGAGGAAAGAAAGGAGGTCATTAAATTAAACAGGGAAACGTCAAAAGCTGCGGCCCGGGTCGATCCGCGACCACGGGGCCGGCAGTAAAATGTAAAACAAATAATGGGAGACGAACAGACCCACTCCGCCCGTCTCCCATATTCAACTACACCACGTCTACCAACGGTAGGACACCGTCAACTTGGCGCGGAAAGTATCGGAAGCCTGCACGAGACCATTGGCGGCGGTCTGGAGGATGTAACGCTCGTCCGTCAGGTTGTTCAGATTGAGCTGGGCATCCCAGTTTTCCGTGAACTCGTAACCCACAAAACCGTCGGCCAGCAGCGGGCGATCGAGGAAGTAGGCACCGTAGCGTTTGCTCGATTCTTCCTCGATGCCAAAGCCGGCGCGCAGCCCTTTGAGCGGGCCACCCGTCCAGGAATATTTGGCCAAAACACTGAACTTCTCCGGCACGAAGGCGTTGGTCTGGCGAACGTAGGCCTTGCCCTCGTCGTCCGCGACCGCGGAGTCGCCGTTGAAGTAGGTCAGGATGATGTCGGCCCGGCCGCCATCAGTCTTGAACTGGAAGCCCAGGTCGGTCTCCCAGCCGTCGGCCGAGTCCTTGGCCGACTGGATCAAGCCCATGTTGCCGGAGTCCGGCAGGATGCCGAAGGTGCGGATGTTGGTCTGCTCCATTTCGAAGGCCACGACCGAACCGTAGACACTCAGGTTGTCGGACACCTGATGGTTGAACTTGACGCCAATCTCCCGGAGCTTGCCCAAGGAATCCTTGTAGGGTTCGCCCAAGCCATCGGATTGGATGTAGCGGTCGGTGTTGCCGGCGGCGGCCGGGAATACGTTCTGCGCATCCGTGGCATAGATCGAAAGGCCGGGCAGGATTTTGTAGACGACACCGTATTTGTGCACCCGGAATTTGGTGGGATCCGAGTGCGTGGTTTCACCGGTGACAAAGTTGTCGGTGTAACCGTCGGTCTCGAACCAGCGCAGGCCTCCCACCAAAATCAAACGGTCCTGCAAAAAGGAGACGTTCTCCTGGAAGTAATAGGACAGGTTGGTGGTGTGGGACTTGCGGCGCGTGGGCGACCCGGTCACGCCCGCCGGCAGCTCGACGAAATAGGCGTCATCGTTGGGGAACTGCGCGAACCAAGCCGCGTCGGCCGTGTAGTCCGGGTTGCGGGTGTCGAGCGTCGGCATGGACAGCACGTTCTGGTAGAACAGGCCGTCGTCGACACTGCCGTCGACACCGAGGGTGGAGTCGATCTTCACCCAATCCGCTTCGAACTGGTGCAGGTAGTCGATCTGGTAGCTGTGGCTGTTACTCGTGTTGTTGTTGCGCACATCCTGGCGGTTCAGGGTGTAGTTGTCCGCCTGCACCGTGATGCCCCGGTTGTTCTCCCGGCGATCGTCGTGGTGAGCGTAATAATAGGCGGCGCGTAGGTCGCTGTTCTCGGTCAGCTTCGTCAGGTAGGTGACGTCGATGGTGGAGCTTTTGATCGGCCAAAACGCATCCTCGGTGCGCCCCGGCGCGAAGTCCGGCGTCGAGTATTGGTTGAACACGGCGGGAATCAGGCCGGTGACCGGATCCGCCGGCACGGTGATATCGAGGAAGTCGAGCAGGTAGAGGTAGTCGTTGTTCTCCCAGTAATAGCCGTTGATGGTGAGGCTGCTGCCATTCTTGGCATAGAAGGCCAGCGCACCGCCGTAGAACTTCTGATCCTCCCACTCCATGGCCTTGCCGCGGGGCTCGTCGGAATCGAGCAGACCCAACGTCACCCGGTAGTTCACGTCGAGATCATCGGACGAGTAAAGCGGGCCCGTGACATTGCTCTCCACGCGCACGGCCCCTTGGTCACTCAAGGAAAGCTGCACCTCGCCCGCCCGGGTAGCGGTGGGCTTGCGGGTCACGTAGTTGACACTGCCGCCGATGCCGCCGTTGGAGCCGTTGAGCATGGCTCCCGGGCCCTTAAGCACCTCCACGCGCTCAATGTCGAACAGGGGAGCGCCTTTGTTGGTGGCGTTACGGGTCGCCCCATTCCGCAGCGGCGTGCCGGCGCGAAATCCCCGGATGTTGACGTCGTCGTTGAAGGATTGGTTTTGGGTGACACCGCTCACGCCGTAACGCAGGACATCGTGGACGGAGGTCGCGCCCAAGTCGTCGATTTGTTGCAGGTTGATGATGCTCACACTCGCTGGTAGATCGACCAGGTTCTTGGCCGAGCGACTGCCGACCACGGTCTGTTGGGCTTGATAGCCCTCG is from Synoicihabitans lomoniglobus and encodes:
- a CDS encoding TonB-dependent siderophore receptor → MKNRIKLGVLSMALIGGHFSLAQTITETSASSDDKVSGDVIQMSPFVTSSGDDEGYQAQQTVVGSRSAKNLVDLPASVSIINLQQIDDLGATSVHDVLRYGVSGVTQNQSFNDDVNIRGFRAGTPLRNGATRNATNKGAPLFDIERVEVLKGPGAMLNGSNGGIGGSVNYVTRKPTATRAGEVQLSLSDQGAVRVESNVTGPLYSSDDLDVNYRVTLGLLDSDEPRGKAMEWEDQKFYGGALAFYAKNGSSLTINGYYWENNDYLYLLDFLDITVPADPVTGLIPAVFNQYSTPDFAPGRTEDAFWPIKSSTIDVTYLTKLTENSDLRAAYYYAHHDDRRENNRGITVQADNYTLNRQDVRNNNTSNSHSYQIDYLHQFEADWVKIDSTLGVDGSVDDGLFYQNVLSMPTLDTRNPDYTADAAWFAQFPNDDAYFVELPAGVTGSPTRRKSHTTNLSYYFQENVSFLQDRLILVGGLRWFETDGYTDNFVTGETTHSDPTKFRVHKYGVVYKILPGLSIYATDAQNVFPAAAGNTDRYIQSDGLGEPYKDSLGKLREIGVKFNHQVSDNLSVYGSVVAFEMEQTNIRTFGILPDSGNMGLIQSAKDSADGWETDLGFQFKTDGGRADIILTYFNGDSAVADDEGKAYVRQTNAFVPEKFSVLAKYSWTGGPLKGLRAGFGIEEESSKRYGAYFLDRPLLADGFVGYEFTENWDAQLNLNNLTDERYILQTAANGLVQASDTFRAKLTVSYRW